One Deinococcus sp. LM3 genomic region harbors:
- a CDS encoding SDR family NAD(P)-dependent oxidoreductase, producing MTQQFPPATGPQVTLGEVLNGQVIAVTSADQGYGRTISAALARAGASVVLIGNNSETLAATASQLEHAGGHAIPMKADVGVPLDWISAYTRIMEIFGVLHGTVHLADKRAHTEFTSLTENEWMDLFNCNVKSSVAIAQVIRRRQPGSWLTIIGPHLDERGLQVHPQRGALRGLVEQAHTEDLRLNLLLPGRVSSGDDTLDRPLSAAVLALATPGMTHLRGNVMDVPMPPIPKIRALDAYPL from the coding sequence ATGACGCAGCAGTTCCCGCCCGCGACCGGCCCCCAGGTGACCCTCGGGGAGGTGCTGAACGGACAGGTGATCGCCGTCACCAGCGCCGACCAGGGGTACGGGCGCACCATCAGCGCCGCCCTGGCACGCGCCGGGGCCAGCGTCGTCCTGATCGGCAACAACAGCGAAACCCTCGCCGCCACTGCCAGCCAGCTCGAACACGCCGGCGGGCACGCCATTCCCATGAAAGCCGACGTGGGCGTTCCGCTCGACTGGATCAGCGCCTACACCCGCATCATGGAGATCTTCGGTGTCCTGCACGGCACCGTGCATCTGGCCGACAAGCGCGCCCACACCGAGTTCACCTCCCTGACCGAGAACGAGTGGATGGACCTGTTCAACTGCAACGTGAAAAGCAGCGTCGCGATCGCGCAGGTCATCCGCCGCCGCCAGCCCGGCTCGTGGTTGACCATCATCGGCCCGCACCTCGACGAGCGCGGCCTGCAGGTCCACCCGCAACGCGGCGCGCTGCGCGGACTGGTCGAGCAGGCCCACACCGAGGACCTGCGCCTGAACCTGCTGCTGCCGGGCCGGGTCAGCAGCGGCGACGATACCCTCGACCGTCCCCTGAGCGCCGCCGTGCTGGCCCTCGCCACGCCCGGCATGACGCACCTGCGCGGCAACGTCATGGACGTCCCCATGCCGCCCATCCCTAAAATTCGCGCCCTGGACGCCTACCCGCTGTGA
- a CDS encoding DUF1802 family protein, whose amino-acid sequence MNKLIKKPPITSALKEWDTQSCLLTDGSLSLLVRKGGIMETHAGFEVEHRSFLLYPTFLHQNPAELQPQYQSLLRDDPQPGVIDFPALAEVVAVHKVESLDRALRLEPLQALRGAGIERRFHYRNRPWVHALLLRVQPLLEPLVLPESAGMLGCVSWVPLDGVTVRAGEPVVPEDVLEARRLELEQLLA is encoded by the coding sequence ATGAATAAACTTATCAAAAAGCCACCAATTACATCTGCCCTGAAAGAATGGGATACCCAGTCCTGCCTCCTAACCGATGGTTCTCTGTCGCTGCTGGTCCGGAAGGGTGGGATCATGGAGACGCATGCCGGATTCGAGGTGGAGCACCGGTCGTTCCTGCTGTATCCGACGTTCCTGCACCAGAATCCGGCGGAGCTTCAGCCGCAGTACCAGTCGCTGCTGCGTGATGATCCGCAACCGGGTGTGATTGATTTTCCGGCGCTGGCGGAGGTGGTGGCGGTGCACAAGGTCGAGTCGCTGGACAGGGCACTCAGGTTGGAGCCTTTGCAGGCGTTGAGGGGCGCGGGCATCGAGCGGCGCTTTCACTACCGGAACCGTCCGTGGGTACATGCGCTGCTGTTGCGGGTGCAGCCGCTGCTGGAGCCGCTGGTCCTGCCGGAATCGGCGGGGATGCTGGGCTGCGTGAGCTGGGTCCCGCTGGACGGCGTGACGGTGCGAGCCGGGGAGCCGGTGGTGCCGGAGGATGTGCTGGAAGCGCGGCGACTGGAGCTGGAGCAGTTGCTGGCATGA
- a CDS encoding prepilin-type N-terminal cleavage/methylation domain-containing protein translates to MKHEDIGFTLIEILIAIAIIGILAIIVLPSLISAQKRSYDTGARMCAKSMQTSQAIFYLDNKKYTPMSGQQPDVEEILRELNRHCKNINIFYKDRSLTNTFNTDYIFDIWDARGTSVITATPLNISSNVVGATPFSNNGSGGQNFP, encoded by the coding sequence ATGAAGCATGAAGATATAGGTTTTACTCTAATCGAGATTTTAATTGCGATAGCAATAATTGGAATTCTTGCTATCATAGTGCTACCCAGTCTTATCTCGGCCCAGAAACGCTCTTACGATACAGGTGCGCGAATGTGCGCGAAAAGCATGCAAACTTCACAAGCTATATTTTACCTTGACAATAAGAAGTATACTCCAATGAGTGGTCAGCAGCCTGATGTTGAGGAAATTTTGAGGGAGCTGAATAGACATTGCAAAAATATAAATATTTTCTACAAAGATAGATCGCTGACCAATACATTTAACACAGACTATATCTTCGACATATGGGACGCGAGAGGGACTTCGGTAATTACGGCTACACCTTTAAATATATCTAGCAATGTAGTTGGAGCAACCCCGTTTTCAAATAATGGCTCAGGGGGCCAGAATTTCCCATGA
- a CDS encoding class I SAM-dependent methyltransferase, with the protein MQRQPFTALAAVYDAIMADVEYDHWADFVLTFARDGGLDGSGGALDLACGTGGFTRELRAAGLDVTGLDFSEEMLREARSRLPGVPFVQGDLRSFTLPERFSLVTCVFDSLNNLLTPEDLGAALGRARAHLRPGGLFAFDVNTRVGVRELWEGDAIEGLAPMADGGEVHYHWSHHHDAEADLGVVQAFCRVGELEFVETHRERGYDPADLEPLLAAAGFARWEIVEYPDYAPPEPDAPRVWVFAWAGDDQ; encoded by the coding sequence ATGCAGAGGCAGCCGTTTACAGCGTTAGCCGCCGTGTACGACGCGATCATGGCGGATGTGGAGTACGACCACTGGGCGGACTTCGTGCTGACGTTCGCGCGGGACGGGGGCCTGGATGGGTCGGGGGGGGCACTGGACCTGGCGTGCGGCACGGGCGGGTTCACGCGGGAGTTACGCGCGGCGGGGCTGGACGTGACGGGCCTGGATTTCAGTGAGGAGATGCTGCGCGAGGCGCGGTCGCGGCTGCCGGGCGTGCCGTTCGTGCAGGGGGACCTGCGGTCGTTCACGCTCCCGGAGCGGTTCTCGCTGGTGACGTGCGTGTTCGACAGCCTGAACAACCTGCTGACGCCGGAGGATCTGGGTGCGGCGCTGGGGCGGGCGCGGGCGCACCTGCGGCCCGGCGGGTTGTTCGCGTTCGACGTGAACACCCGCGTGGGCGTGCGGGAGTTGTGGGAGGGGGACGCGATTGAGGGTCTGGCTCCCATGGCGGACGGCGGCGAGGTGCATTACCACTGGTCGCACCATCATGATGCGGAGGCGGACCTGGGGGTGGTGCAGGCGTTCTGCCGGGTGGGTGAACTGGAGTTCGTGGAGACGCACCGGGAACGCGGGTACGACCCGGCAGACCTGGAACCGCTGCTGGCGGCGGCGGGCTTCGCGCGGTGGGAGATCGTGGAGTACCCGGATTACGCGCCGCCGGAACCGGACGCGCCGCGCGTGTGGGTGTTCGCGTGGGCGGGGGACGACCAGTGA
- a CDS encoding type II secretion system protein, translated as MKNSTQGFTLIELLIVIAIIGILAAVLIPNLLGAQKRAYDTGAASCAKSIQTAQATTQVDKQGYFGIAKASSNTTLTSFTPTQVTVGSLAAALTQAEIDNIGLAKNCLDKNMVIATTTAPSGSNATYAITVGDVRGSKLYTVTPSDLTSASGAPS; from the coding sequence ATGAAAAACAGCACCCAGGGCTTCACCCTCATTGAGCTGCTCATCGTCATCGCCATCATCGGCATTCTGGCCGCCGTCCTGATCCCCAACCTGCTCGGCGCCCAGAAGCGTGCGTACGACACCGGCGCGGCCAGCTGCGCCAAGAGCATCCAGACTGCGCAGGCGACGACCCAGGTGGACAAGCAGGGTTACTTCGGAATTGCCAAAGCCAGCAGCAACACCACCCTTACAAGCTTCACTCCTACGCAAGTAACTGTCGGCTCTCTGGCTGCGGCCCTCACTCAGGCCGAGATCGACAACATCGGCCTGGCCAAGAACTGCCTGGATAAAAACATGGTGATCGCCACTACAACCGCTCCGAGTGGCTCGAACGCAACGTACGCCATCACCGTCGGTGATGTCCGCGGCTCCAAACTCTACACCGTGACGCCCAGCGACCTGACCTCGGCCTCCGGCGCCCCCAGCTAA
- a CDS encoding O-antigen ligase family protein: MKNFNQRPASTLTINLFLFSLLALPLIINPTISLSYDTIYLNPKVYWIYLVILPVSASILFYNRKEITKYPVGFYIIAAFLVWILINGIFFHREFATWLGSKDRKDGIFMHITYCIIALGGMTLLMQEGKHKTMHLVVKYTTIGSIALSLTNILQQLNLIGILGTEAYEGVIATPFGGTLGHRGYMGGAAALLLPVLIWSQVHSLSRRIKILNAIAIVFTTWSLAGSWSRGPWLAGMVSVIWLLILEKRLINWRTIATLLMGILLFLLSSFLWNPNVRAFGKNGDAEITGTNGRDKMWSSAVKGILQQPLTGWGSPALWRIMATQNDAYLVPESQDTENWKVYRVPKGPDSAPSFVIENKNGERHGLDFTMNKTHNEFLDYAATYGVPALLLFAAIIGMSIWGSRNVMPGISASIVSYAIYLLTWPEIVRFAPIAWFLIGIALASYQNGSIFKANRGYVQSGIL, translated from the coding sequence ATGAAAAATTTTAATCAACGTCCCGCCTCTACATTAACTATAAATCTTTTTTTATTCTCATTACTCGCGTTACCGTTAATTATTAATCCGACCATATCGCTATCCTATGACACAATATACCTTAATCCAAAAGTTTACTGGATCTATTTAGTTATACTACCAGTTTCGGCATCTATTCTTTTTTACAATAGGAAGGAAATTACTAAATATCCGGTCGGTTTTTATATTATCGCAGCTTTCTTAGTATGGATTTTAATAAACGGTATATTTTTTCACAGAGAATTTGCAACTTGGCTTGGATCCAAAGATAGAAAAGATGGGATATTCATGCACATCACATACTGCATTATTGCTCTAGGCGGTATGACATTATTAATGCAGGAAGGGAAGCATAAAACCATGCATCTTGTTGTGAAATACACAACGATTGGCTCTATTGCCCTCTCGCTAACGAATATACTTCAGCAGTTGAACTTGATTGGCATTTTAGGAACTGAAGCTTATGAAGGTGTCATAGCCACACCTTTTGGTGGAACGCTTGGCCATCGCGGTTACATGGGGGGAGCGGCAGCACTTCTATTGCCTGTTCTAATTTGGTCACAAGTTCACAGTTTATCGAGAAGGATAAAAATATTAAATGCCATAGCTATAGTTTTCACGACATGGTCTCTCGCCGGGTCTTGGTCGCGCGGGCCGTGGCTCGCAGGCATGGTGTCCGTCATCTGGCTGCTAATACTTGAGAAAAGGCTCATTAACTGGCGAACAATCGCCACCCTTTTAATGGGTATTTTATTGTTCTTGTTATCATCTTTTTTATGGAACCCCAACGTCCGTGCTTTTGGGAAAAACGGAGATGCCGAAATTACAGGAACTAACGGACGCGATAAAATGTGGAGCTCTGCTGTAAAAGGGATCCTCCAGCAACCTCTGACAGGCTGGGGGTCACCCGCTCTATGGCGTATCATGGCTACACAAAACGACGCATATCTGGTTCCCGAAAGCCAGGATACAGAGAATTGGAAGGTGTACAGAGTTCCGAAAGGTCCGGATTCCGCTCCCAGTTTTGTCATCGAGAATAAAAATGGCGAACGCCATGGCCTCGATTTCACTATGAACAAGACACATAATGAATTTCTAGATTATGCTGCTACATATGGTGTTCCCGCACTTCTTTTATTCGCAGCAATTATAGGTATGAGCATCTGGGGTAGCCGCAATGTCATGCCCGGCATCTCCGCAAGCATCGTCTCATATGCGATATATCTGCTGACGTGGCCGGAGATAGTTAGATTCGCTCCGATCGCTTGGTTTTTAATTGGAATTGCCCTTGCATCTTATCAAAACGGGTCTATATTTAAAGCTAATCGAGGATATGTTCAGTCAGGTATCTTATGA
- the dnaB gene encoding replicative DNA helicase yields the protein MRRVPEERLVLELTPRVPPHSNDAEISVLGSILLDNDTLNQLGDSVAPEMFYREGHRKIFTAMRTLQERGEPVDLVTLSEDLRVKGQLDEVGGLTYLIGLSDQVPTAAYAEHYARIVQEKHTLRALISASGKAMQLAYEGQLPLEDLLDRAEKMIFEVAEQKKKGEAYQAMNEVVTETFEYITLLHQNKGIPDGVSSGFRDLDEQISGLQKGSLNVLAARPSMGKCVSADTLIDVPGTGERITVEAFVRRELPTVLSVTPDGRVRESRVGAWIDSGVKPVRRVTTRTGRVVETTPHHPFLGVDGWTPLYDLRVGDRIAVPREVAVFGSADAWSPQRVRLLAYLLAGGGLTQSSPRFTNADPELVEDFRACLKTEFPDVEMVADARTGIDFRLSRRWLPGEQKNRVNPLTEWLRELGVWGEYADSKRIPDVIWTLTREGLASFLRVLLSCDGTLYALAGKARIEFTVASEGLARDVHHALTRFGIVSKLRRKTGRSWRVEITEPRSVAVYQQQIGWVGEKARRDVPVSAGLRSNVGHLPAGAWVHVRQAAQAGGLSLSALARAAGEQTGSGYNAHTARGLPQRRAARYAAVLDSPHLALLGSDALYWDDIVAIEDVGEKQVYDLTVPGDANFIAADICLHNTAFALSIAQNVALRGEKAVAVFSLEMPAVQLALRMLCSEARVDMNRIRSGQLNERDFERLAHAAGRLADAPMIIDDEADLTLNGLRSKLRRIAAQHGQLGLVVIDYLQLMSGGKSSGGSDNRQQEISTISRGLKGLAREMEVPIIVLSQLSRAVEQRPNHRPMLSDLRESGAIEQDADIVMFIYRDEYYNKETDQQGIAEIIIGKQRNGPVGTVKLQFHSSHVRFNDLAPEGV from the coding sequence GTGCGCCGCGTGCCGGAAGAGAGGCTTGTCTTGGAACTCACGCCGCGCGTTCCGCCGCACAGTAACGACGCTGAAATCAGCGTGCTGGGCAGCATTCTGCTCGACAACGACACTTTGAATCAGCTGGGGGATTCGGTCGCTCCGGAGATGTTCTACCGCGAGGGGCACCGCAAGATCTTCACGGCCATGCGCACCCTGCAGGAGCGGGGTGAACCGGTGGATCTCGTGACGCTCAGCGAGGACCTGCGCGTCAAGGGGCAGCTGGACGAGGTGGGCGGCCTGACGTACCTGATCGGCCTGTCGGATCAGGTGCCCACCGCCGCTTACGCGGAGCATTACGCGCGCATCGTGCAGGAGAAACACACGCTGCGCGCGCTGATCAGCGCGTCCGGGAAGGCCATGCAGCTGGCCTACGAGGGGCAGTTGCCGCTGGAGGACCTGCTGGACCGCGCCGAGAAGATGATCTTCGAGGTGGCCGAGCAGAAGAAGAAGGGCGAGGCGTACCAGGCGATGAACGAGGTCGTCACGGAGACCTTCGAGTACATCACGCTGCTGCACCAGAACAAGGGCATCCCCGACGGCGTGAGCAGCGGGTTCCGCGACCTGGACGAGCAGATCAGCGGGTTGCAGAAGGGCAGCCTGAACGTGCTGGCGGCGCGTCCCTCGATGGGGAAGTGCGTGTCGGCCGACACGCTGATCGACGTGCCGGGCACAGGCGAGCGGATCACGGTGGAGGCGTTCGTGCGCCGCGAGTTGCCGACTGTGCTGAGCGTCACGCCGGACGGGAGGGTGCGGGAGTCGCGGGTGGGAGCGTGGATCGACAGTGGCGTGAAGCCGGTGCGCCGCGTGACGACCCGCACGGGGCGGGTGGTCGAGACGACGCCGCACCACCCGTTCCTGGGTGTGGACGGCTGGACGCCCCTGTACGACCTGCGGGTGGGTGACCGGATCGCCGTGCCGCGCGAGGTGGCCGTGTTCGGTTCCGCCGATGCCTGGAGTCCGCAGCGTGTGCGGCTGCTGGCGTACCTGCTGGCCGGGGGTGGCCTCACGCAGAGCAGCCCGAGGTTCACGAACGCCGATCCGGAACTCGTTGAGGATTTCCGGGCGTGCCTGAAGACCGAGTTCCCGGATGTCGAGATGGTGGCGGACGCCCGCACCGGGATTGATTTCCGCCTGAGCCGCCGCTGGTTGCCCGGCGAGCAGAAGAACCGCGTGAACCCCCTGACCGAGTGGCTCCGTGAGCTGGGCGTGTGGGGTGAGTACGCGGACAGCAAGCGGATTCCGGACGTGATCTGGACCCTGACGCGGGAGGGACTGGCGTCGTTCCTGCGGGTGCTGCTGTCGTGCGACGGAACGCTGTATGCACTGGCCGGGAAGGCACGTATCGAGTTCACGGTGGCCAGTGAGGGGCTGGCGCGTGACGTGCATCACGCCCTGACGCGTTTCGGGATCGTGTCGAAGCTGAGGCGCAAGACCGGGCGGTCCTGGCGGGTCGAGATCACCGAGCCGCGCAGCGTCGCCGTGTACCAGCAGCAGATCGGCTGGGTGGGCGAGAAGGCGCGCCGGGACGTTCCGGTCAGTGCCGGGCTGCGCAGCAACGTGGGTCACCTGCCGGCCGGCGCGTGGGTGCATGTGCGGCAGGCTGCCCAGGCCGGCGGTCTGAGCCTGTCTGCCCTGGCCCGCGCGGCTGGTGAGCAGACCGGGAGCGGCTACAACGCCCACACGGCGCGCGGCCTGCCGCAGCGGCGCGCGGCCCGGTACGCGGCGGTGCTGGACAGCCCGCATCTGGCGTTGCTGGGCAGTGACGCCCTGTACTGGGACGACATCGTCGCCATCGAGGACGTGGGTGAAAAGCAGGTGTACGACCTGACGGTGCCCGGTGACGCGAACTTCATCGCGGCGGACATCTGCCTGCACAACACGGCCTTCGCGCTGTCGATCGCGCAGAACGTGGCGTTGCGCGGCGAGAAGGCGGTCGCGGTGTTCAGTCTGGAGATGCCGGCGGTGCAGCTGGCGCTGCGCATGCTGTGCAGTGAGGCGCGGGTGGACATGAACCGCATTCGCAGCGGGCAGCTGAACGAGCGTGATTTCGAGCGGTTGGCGCACGCGGCGGGTCGTCTGGCGGACGCGCCGATGATCATCGACGACGAGGCGGACCTGACGCTGAACGGCCTGCGCAGCAAATTGCGGCGGATCGCGGCGCAGCACGGTCAGCTGGGGCTGGTGGTCATCGATTACCTGCAGCTGATGTCGGGCGGCAAGAGCAGTGGCGGCAGTGATAACCGGCAGCAGGAGATCAGTACCATCTCGCGTGGTCTGAAGGGTCTGGCGCGTGAGATGGAGGTGCCGATCATCGTGCTGTCGCAGCTGTCGCGCGCGGTCGAGCAGCGCCCGAATCACCGGCCGATGCTGTCGGACCTGCGTGAGTCCGGGGCGATTGAGCAGGACGCGGATATCGTGATGTTCATCTACCGCGACGAGTACTACAACAAGGAAACGGATCAACAGGGCATCGCGGAGATCATTATCGGGAAGCAGCGCAACGGGCCGGTCGGCACGGTGAAGTTGCAGTTTCACAGTTCGCACGTACGGTTCAATGATCTTGCGCCGGAGGGAGTGTAA
- a CDS encoding NAD(P)H-dependent glycerol-3-phosphate dehydrogenase — protein sequence MTVPARSLPVLGAGGWGTALAVNAARNGPVTLWARREAFAAQLERERVNAEYLPGVALPAPLRVTPDLAGAVEGAAFALVVVPSVGVPDLLAELPRELGVVLCAKGLGPDGGQLTVLARRLGFGRVAVLSGPNHAEEIGRGLPAATVVASRDAAFAQEVQAALMTPALRVYTSSDETGVELGGVLKNVVALAAGMVDGLRLGDNAKAALITRGLREMDRYLRAVGGQEDTVYGLSGLGDLVTTATSRHSRNRAAGEAIALGEHPGQGGKVVEGLRTAGLLDAWAQAQDVDLPIVRAVAQVAAGQQTPQAALAELMTRDAKPEHLD from the coding sequence CTGACAGTCCCAGCCCGGAGCCTGCCGGTGCTGGGCGCGGGCGGCTGGGGCACGGCGCTGGCGGTGAACGCGGCGCGCAACGGTCCGGTGACCCTGTGGGCGCGGCGCGAGGCGTTCGCGGCCCAGCTGGAGCGCGAGCGGGTAAATGCGGAGTACCTGCCGGGCGTGGCGTTGCCCGCGCCGCTGCGGGTCACGCCGGACCTCGCGGGGGCGGTGGAGGGGGCGGCGTTTGCGCTGGTGGTCGTGCCGAGCGTGGGCGTGCCGGACCTGCTGGCCGAGCTGCCGCGTGAGCTGGGCGTGGTGCTGTGCGCCAAGGGCCTGGGGCCGGACGGTGGGCAGTTGACGGTCCTGGCGCGCCGCCTGGGCTTCGGGCGGGTGGCGGTCCTGAGCGGCCCGAATCACGCCGAGGAGATCGGGCGGGGTCTGCCGGCCGCGACGGTGGTCGCCAGCCGGGACGCGGCCTTTGCGCAGGAGGTGCAGGCGGCCCTGATGACCCCGGCGCTGCGGGTGTACACCAGTTCCGACGAGACGGGCGTGGAACTGGGCGGCGTGCTGAAGAACGTGGTGGCGCTCGCGGCGGGCATGGTGGACGGCCTGCGGCTGGGCGACAACGCCAAGGCGGCGCTGATCACGCGCGGCCTGCGCGAGATGGACCGGTACCTGCGCGCCGTGGGCGGCCAGGAGGACACGGTGTACGGCCTGAGTGGCCTGGGTGATCTGGTGACCACGGCCACCAGTCGCCACAGCCGCAACCGCGCGGCGGGCGAGGCGATCGCGCTGGGCGAGCATCCCGGTCAGGGTGGGAAGGTCGTGGAGGGCCTGCGCACGGCGGGCCTGCTGGACGCCTGGGCGCAGGCGCAGGACGTGGACCTGCCGATCGTGCGGGCGGTCGCGCAGGTCGCGGCGGGCCAGCAGACACCCCAGGCGGCGCTGGCGGAACTGATGACGCGCGACGCGAAACCCGAGCATCTCGACTGA
- a CDS encoding NUDIX hydrolase translates to MAEDQAKAAGQAGGQRRRRRRRGGSAPAQPRPGQVTNTTAVPTPAAPSKRGQKRPLADPRIGVGCIVLRGDEILLVRERGRWSLPKGGLESGELVQDGARRETFEETGLVVELRDLAFIVEFQAVTWGHHLQFFYTGREVGGKLEPRDPDRDVQEARFVPIRQLREFIRFRPRLVALETWLRERRPRHFVFNLDKEPAMLRKRRRVGDPLPGARGQEPEFSDEPDL, encoded by the coding sequence ATGGCGGAGGATCAGGCGAAGGCGGCAGGTCAGGCGGGCGGGCAGCGCAGGCGCCGGCGGCGGCGGGGCGGCAGTGCGCCCGCGCAGCCCCGGCCGGGTCAGGTGACGAACACCACGGCCGTGCCTACACCGGCCGCGCCGAGCAAGCGCGGGCAGAAGCGGCCGCTGGCGGACCCGCGCATCGGGGTGGGCTGCATCGTTCTGCGCGGCGACGAGATTCTGCTGGTCCGCGAGCGGGGCCGCTGGTCGCTGCCCAAGGGCGGCCTGGAGTCCGGTGAGCTGGTGCAGGACGGCGCGCGCCGCGAGACCTTCGAGGAGACGGGACTGGTCGTGGAGTTGCGGGATCTGGCGTTCATCGTGGAGTTCCAGGCGGTGACGTGGGGGCATCACCTGCAGTTCTTCTACACGGGGCGCGAGGTGGGCGGGAAGCTGGAGCCGCGCGACCCGGACCGGGATGTGCAGGAGGCGCGCTTCGTGCCGATCCGGCAGTTGCGGGAGTTCATCCGGTTCCGGCCGCGGCTGGTGGCGCTGGAGACGTGGTTGCGTGAGCGCCGGCCCCGGCATTTCGTGTTCAATCTGGACAAGGAACCGGCGATGCTGCGCAAGCGGCGCCGGGTGGGTGATCCGCTGCCGGGCGCGCGTGGTCAGGAACCCGAGTTCAGTGACGAGCCTGACCTGTAG